From one Agathobaculum sp. NTUH-O15-33 genomic stretch:
- a CDS encoding TfoX/Sxy family DNA transformation protein produces the protein MAKLASMRNIGKEMERKLEAIGIGSAEELIQTGSKEAFLRLKVRFPHVCLVHLYTLQGAIDGIEYNRLTDAVKRDLKRFSDGLIGT, from the coding sequence ATGGCCAAATTGGCCTCCATGCGAAACATTGGAAAAGAAATGGAAAGAAAACTCGAAGCGATTGGGATCGGTTCGGCGGAAGAGCTGATACAAACCGGAAGCAAAGAAGCGTTTTTACGTTTGAAAGTGCGGTTTCCGCATGTTTGTCTGGTTCATTTATACACGCTCCAAGGGGCGATTGACGGCATCGAATATAACCGGCTGACCGACGCGGTCAAGCGCGATTTGAAGCGCTTCAGCGACGGCCTGATCGGAACTTGA
- a CDS encoding MATE family efflux transporter, with translation MQGEKKQSIASILLRFSLPLILSGVLQQLYNWADAFIVGNVNGELALAAIGATGTVVNLYIMAITGFTLGLCILFAQKFGAGETEAIPKILATFAALLGAAFLALAGAGIGLTGPLLRLMHTTADTVQMAQSYLRIVLIGVPFLAVYNVYAAALRGVGDSRAPFLAIVLSSAVNVALDVLFVARLRWGVAGAAAATVAAQAVMTVFLIAYSVKKHRMLRFRPGKRALDRWALAQGVRLGVPPMIQSSVSAFGSLLLQNFMNGFGTQTVAAITTAYRVDTMVLLPVINLGSGISTIVAQNYGAGEKARTKKVFAVGAVMMAVVSLLLTALVIQTGGHLIAMFGVGPESTEIGWRFFRRIASFYLVFGMATAMRGYLEGLGDVLYSSAAGVLSLLSRIILSYALAGLFGNMIIAYAEAFSWVLLLLLYLARMVWKNKSPPPA, from the coding sequence TTGCAGGGGGAGAAAAAGCAAAGCATCGCTTCTATTTTGCTCCGATTCAGCCTGCCGCTGATTCTGAGCGGCGTGCTGCAACAGCTTTATAACTGGGCGGACGCGTTCATCGTCGGCAATGTGAACGGCGAGCTGGCGCTCGCCGCGATCGGCGCGACCGGCACGGTCGTCAATCTATACATCATGGCGATCACGGGATTCACGCTGGGCCTTTGCATCCTGTTCGCGCAAAAGTTCGGGGCCGGGGAAACCGAGGCCATCCCCAAAATCCTCGCCACCTTCGCGGCGCTTTTGGGCGCGGCCTTTCTGGCGCTGGCCGGTGCGGGGATCGGGCTGACGGGGCCGCTGCTCCGCCTGATGCACACGACCGCGGACACCGTGCAAATGGCGCAAAGCTATTTGCGCATCGTGCTGATCGGCGTGCCCTTTTTAGCGGTTTATAACGTATACGCCGCCGCTTTGCGCGGCGTCGGAGACAGCCGCGCGCCCTTTCTGGCGATCGTCTTGTCCTCCGCCGTCAATGTGGCGCTGGATGTTCTGTTTGTCGCGCGGCTGCGCTGGGGCGTTGCGGGCGCGGCGGCCGCCACGGTCGCCGCGCAGGCGGTCATGACCGTGTTTTTGATCGCGTACAGCGTGAAAAAGCACCGCATGCTGCGCTTTCGCCCCGGCAAAAGGGCGCTGGATCGGTGGGCGCTGGCGCAGGGCGTTCGTCTGGGCGTGCCGCCCATGATCCAATCCAGCGTGAGCGCCTTCGGCAGCCTGCTCCTGCAAAACTTCATGAACGGGTTCGGCACGCAAACGGTCGCGGCCATCACGACGGCCTACCGCGTGGATACCATGGTTTTGCTGCCGGTCATCAACCTCGGCTCGGGCATCTCGACCATTGTGGCGCAAAACTATGGCGCGGGCGAGAAAGCGCGCACCAAAAAGGTGTTTGCCGTCGGCGCGGTCATGATGGCCGTGGTATCCCTTTTGCTTACCGCGCTGGTCATCCAAACGGGCGGCCATTTGATCGCCATGTTTGGCGTGGGGCCGGAGTCGACCGAGATCGGCTGGCGCTTTTTCCGCCGCATCGCCAGCTTTTACTTGGTCTTTGGCATGGCCACCGCGATGCGCGGCTATTTGGAGGGGCTGGGCGATGTGCTTTATTCCAGCGCGGCGGGCGTCCTGTCGCTGCTGTCCCGCATTATCCTGTCCTACGCGCTGGCCGGGCTGTTCGGCAACATGATCATCGCGTACGCGGAGGCGTTTTCGTGGGTTCTGCTGCTCCTCCTCTACCTCGCGCGGATGGTATGGAAAAACAAAAGCCCGCCGCCCGCGTAA
- a CDS encoding sensor domain-containing diguanylate cyclase, with amino-acid sequence MREREIGALEKDRAFEDLTHRISEMEAALTKARADLEMLSHAVIGGTARLAVEDDLRIIAASEGYYKMIGYSEEESAKGPVHSRGINLVLPQDRAAVAQILRQLLTANKAASVSYRIRKKDGSIAWNTAYCSGILEIDGEKVIDVFFADTTEPHNTQAALQSLLDNIPAGVVRASVADDITIEYANQEFYRQIGYTPAEFDSGEIARRYLRIVHPADRADVLAKARRYVETERDCMSLSYRILTKQGEKRWILAKASRLTGFTDPDMAMQVILTDITEEQKQKKAIALNEECYRIISEQTRDTVFEWDIVHDQIRFSPMYEKMFGFRPPENVSIANLTEFDIIYEADKPQVQRMIRQILSGVPHAAAEYRAKCADGSYLWCRNQTTTIFDDENKPVHVIGLLTDINDLKRENASLQEQASRDSMTNLLNRMAMQEQVERRLLCKPDRQYAFLLLDIDRFKLINDQFGHVTGDAVLRWVAAYLTEHFRENDLIGRLGGDEFCVFLTGIASEQAIQEKMRRLVQAIRKASQFDQTIPPVSVSLGVAFYPGDSRAFLELYQHADAALYQVKRAGGNGAAFYGRD; translated from the coding sequence ATGCGGGAAAGAGAAATAGGGGCCTTGGAAAAGGACCGCGCTTTTGAGGACCTGACGCATCGTATTTCCGAAATGGAAGCCGCTTTAACAAAGGCGCGGGCTGATTTGGAGATGCTTTCCCACGCCGTGATCGGCGGCACGGCCCGGCTGGCCGTTGAGGACGACTTACGCATCATCGCCGCGTCGGAGGGGTATTACAAAATGATCGGCTACTCCGAGGAGGAGAGCGCGAAAGGCCCCGTCCACAGCCGGGGGATCAACCTTGTTTTGCCGCAGGACCGCGCCGCCGTGGCCCAAATCTTGCGGCAACTGCTTACGGCCAATAAGGCCGCGAGCGTCAGCTATCGCATTCGCAAGAAGGACGGTTCGATCGCTTGGAACACCGCCTACTGCTCCGGCATTCTTGAGATCGACGGTGAAAAGGTGATCGACGTATTTTTCGCGGACACGACGGAGCCCCACAACACCCAAGCCGCCTTGCAAAGCCTTTTGGACAATATCCCGGCGGGCGTTGTGCGGGCGTCCGTTGCGGACGACATCACCATTGAATACGCCAATCAGGAGTTTTACCGCCAGATCGGTTACACGCCCGCGGAATTTGACAGCGGCGAGATCGCGCGGCGGTATCTGCGCATCGTGCACCCGGCGGACCGGGCGGATGTGCTTGCCAAGGCGCGGCGCTATGTCGAAACCGAGCGGGACTGCATGTCGCTGAGCTACCGCATCCTCACCAAGCAGGGCGAAAAGCGGTGGATTTTAGCCAAGGCTTCGCGCCTGACGGGCTTTACCGATCCCGATATGGCCATGCAGGTCATCCTGACCGATATCACCGAGGAGCAAAAGCAGAAAAAGGCGATCGCCCTGAACGAGGAATGCTACCGCATCATCTCCGAGCAGACCCGCGACACCGTGTTTGAATGGGATATTGTGCACGATCAGATCCGCTTTTCCCCGATGTATGAGAAGATGTTCGGCTTTCGCCCGCCGGAAAACGTATCGATCGCCAATCTTACAGAGTTCGATATCATTTACGAAGCGGATAAGCCGCAGGTGCAGCGCATGATCCGGCAAATCCTGAGCGGCGTGCCGCACGCGGCGGCGGAGTACCGCGCCAAGTGCGCGGACGGCTCGTACCTTTGGTGCCGGAACCAGACGACGACCATCTTTGACGACGAGAACAAGCCGGTGCACGTGATCGGTCTGCTGACCGATATCAACGACCTGAAGCGCGAAAACGCCAGCCTGCAGGAGCAGGCCAGCCGGGATTCCATGACCAACCTGCTCAACCGCATGGCCATGCAAGAGCAGGTGGAACGCCGCCTTTTGTGTAAGCCCGACCGGCAATACGCGTTTTTGCTGCTCGATATCGACCGGTTCAAGTTAATCAACGATCAATTCGGCCACGTGACGGGCGACGCCGTGCTGCGCTGGGTCGCCGCCTACCTGACCGAGCACTTCCGCGAGAACGATCTGATCGGCCGCTTGGGCGGGGATGAATTCTGCGTGTTCCTGACCGGCATCGCATCCGAACAGGCGATCCAAGAGAAAATGCGGCGGCTGGTTCAGGCGATCCGCAAGGCTTCTCAGTTCGATCAGACTATCCCGCCCGTTTCGGTCAGTCTGGGGGTGGCGTTCTATCCCGGCGACAGCCGCGCGTTTCTGGAGCTTTACCAGCACGCGGACGCGGCCCTGTACCAAGTAAAACGAGCCGGCGGGAACGGCGCCGCCTTTTACGGGCGGGACTGA